From Streptomyces sp. GSL17-111, one genomic window encodes:
- a CDS encoding non-ribosomal peptide synthetase family protein, producing METENYARILCRRLVTCLPSLLNQQAEARPDDIAVVAHDRTLSYQELSRTSGRLAAYLHHLGARPDDCVGLFVDPSVELMTGVWGILGSGAAYLPLSPEYPEDRLRYMIEDSRTRIVVTEESLVARLTALAPQGTRIVTVAEAEEFTGPQPPAACPSTLAYVIYTSGSTGKPKGVMIEHNSIVAQMRWLLTSGHLGPGTTVLQKTPMSFDAAQWEILAPATGSRVVMGTPGIYRDPEALVTAIAKHEVTTLQCVPTLLQALLDTEALPACTSLQRVFSGGEALSNQLARQFAEQLPEASLVNLYGPTECTINATAYLTDPETLEEGAGSVPIGIPVDSTQCYILDENMAPASIGETGELYIGGVQLARGYLHKPEQTRERFVASPFVPTERLYRTGDLASWNPDGTIQFAGRADNQVKLRGYRVELEEIALAIEEHTWVRRAAALVTDDARTGFQRLVACVELNPKEAALMDQGVQGGHHMSKSSKLQVKAQLSGAGLREDAGGRPVLALPGRAEPAEQRRRAFARKTYRFYEGGDVVREDLLSLLAPRGGAARSRPLEELTFPELGTVLRWFGQFHSDERLLPKYAHASPGALYATQMYLETGGLECGVEAGVYYYHPADHTLVAIPGTPEVPPGRLVVHFSGKRSAIEPVYKNNIREVLEFEAGHMVGLFEEVLPEYGLDIRPLEYRESVRERLDVAAEDYYLGTFEIRAADGRPQADPTEVFVQAHGDRVAGLPEGQYRYADGALERISDELVQSKHVIAINQAVYDRAGFGITAVSRAPEPWLEYVSLGAKLHHLQASGLGLGFMSAGYSSKTGNPLPAARRMDDILTGSGFDTGPLYFFVGGRVSEEQLASEGMHEDAVHMKGPAEMIKDELAGILPDYMLPNQVLVLSELPLTANGKVDSKALAASDAVTSAEVTTPYVAPGTRAERWLAKEWGKALKYDHVSVEDDFFASGGNSLIAVSLINKVNREFGTRLPMQSVFQCPKLGELAARIENDTEESSSRLLLLNGRPTEGSGQVEGGAAKRPVFCWPGLGGYPMNLRLLSGEAGGGRPFYGVQAYGINAGEVPYRTIREMASADVSEILSVQPEGPYTLWGYSFGARVAFETAWQLEQLGKEVENVLLICPGNPSIRWADGDMFGRQSSFDNPAYVAILFSVFVASLGGEDLERCLARSRDEDSFVDFIEEVVPALDEQTIRRITRIVGETYQFEYTFEEMAERKLRAPVTIFRATGDEYSFIEDGTIDGDGPRPTIVDLDGDHYSVLKEQGVGELASAIRERIGG from the coding sequence GTGGAGACAGAAAACTACGCACGCATTCTCTGTAGACGCCTTGTCACCTGCCTGCCCAGCCTGCTGAACCAGCAGGCTGAGGCACGGCCGGACGACATCGCCGTGGTGGCGCACGACCGGACGCTCAGCTACCAGGAGCTGTCCCGGACGAGCGGTCGGCTGGCGGCCTACCTCCACCACCTCGGCGCCCGGCCCGACGACTGCGTCGGCCTGTTCGTGGACCCGTCGGTGGAGCTGATGACGGGCGTGTGGGGCATTCTCGGCTCCGGGGCGGCCTACCTGCCGCTGTCCCCGGAGTACCCGGAGGACCGGCTGCGGTACATGATCGAGGACAGCCGGACGCGGATCGTCGTGACCGAGGAGAGCCTCGTCGCACGGCTGACGGCGCTCGCCCCGCAGGGCACCCGGATCGTCACGGTGGCGGAGGCCGAGGAGTTCACCGGGCCGCAGCCGCCGGCGGCGTGCCCGAGCACGCTGGCCTACGTCATCTACACCTCGGGCAGCACCGGCAAGCCCAAGGGCGTGATGATCGAGCACAACAGCATCGTGGCGCAGATGCGGTGGCTGCTGACGAGCGGTCATCTGGGCCCGGGGACGACGGTGCTGCAGAAGACCCCGATGTCGTTCGACGCGGCGCAGTGGGAGATCCTCGCCCCCGCGACGGGCAGCCGTGTGGTCATGGGCACGCCCGGCATCTACCGGGACCCGGAGGCGCTGGTCACGGCCATCGCCAAGCACGAGGTGACGACGCTCCAGTGCGTCCCCACCCTGCTCCAGGCGCTGCTGGACACCGAGGCGCTGCCCGCGTGCACCAGCCTGCAGCGGGTCTTCTCCGGCGGTGAGGCGCTGTCCAACCAGCTCGCGCGGCAGTTCGCCGAGCAGCTCCCGGAGGCGTCGCTGGTCAACCTCTACGGCCCGACCGAGTGCACCATCAACGCGACGGCGTACCTGACGGACCCGGAGACGCTGGAGGAGGGCGCCGGCTCGGTGCCCATCGGCATACCGGTGGACAGCACGCAGTGCTACATCCTCGACGAGAACATGGCCCCCGCGAGCATCGGGGAGACCGGTGAGCTGTACATCGGCGGTGTCCAGCTCGCCCGGGGCTACCTCCACAAGCCGGAGCAGACGCGGGAACGCTTCGTGGCGTCCCCGTTCGTCCCCACCGAGCGGCTCTACCGCACCGGGGACCTGGCCTCCTGGAACCCGGACGGCACCATCCAGTTCGCGGGCCGGGCCGACAACCAGGTCAAGCTGCGCGGCTACCGGGTGGAGCTGGAGGAGATCGCCCTCGCGATCGAGGAGCACACCTGGGTGCGCCGGGCGGCGGCCCTGGTGACCGACGACGCGCGGACCGGGTTCCAGCGGCTGGTCGCCTGTGTGGAGCTGAACCCGAAGGAGGCCGCCCTGATGGACCAGGGCGTCCAGGGCGGCCACCACATGTCCAAGTCGAGCAAGCTCCAGGTGAAGGCGCAGCTGTCGGGCGCCGGTCTGCGCGAGGACGCCGGGGGGCGCCCGGTGCTGGCGCTGCCGGGCCGCGCGGAGCCGGCCGAGCAGCGGCGCCGCGCGTTCGCCCGCAAGACGTACCGCTTCTACGAGGGCGGCGACGTCGTCCGGGAGGACCTGCTCAGCCTGCTGGCCCCGCGCGGCGGGGCGGCGCGCTCCCGGCCGCTGGAGGAGCTGACGTTCCCGGAGCTGGGGACGGTCCTGCGCTGGTTCGGCCAGTTCCACAGTGACGAGCGGCTGCTGCCGAAGTACGCGCACGCCTCCCCCGGCGCCCTGTACGCGACCCAGATGTACCTGGAGACCGGCGGGTTGGAGTGCGGCGTCGAGGCGGGCGTCTACTACTACCACCCGGCCGACCACACGCTGGTGGCGATACCCGGCACACCCGAGGTGCCGCCCGGGCGGCTGGTGGTGCACTTCTCGGGCAAGCGCAGCGCGATCGAGCCGGTGTACAAGAACAACATCCGCGAGGTGCTGGAGTTCGAGGCCGGGCACATGGTCGGGCTGTTCGAGGAGGTGCTGCCGGAGTACGGGCTCGACATCCGCCCGCTGGAGTACCGGGAGTCGGTGCGCGAGCGGCTGGACGTGGCGGCGGAGGACTACTACCTCGGCACCTTCGAGATCCGCGCCGCGGACGGGCGGCCCCAGGCGGACCCGACGGAGGTGTTCGTCCAGGCGCACGGCGACCGCGTCGCCGGGCTCCCCGAGGGCCAGTACCGCTACGCGGACGGCGCGCTGGAGCGGATCTCGGACGAGCTGGTGCAGTCCAAGCACGTCATCGCGATCAACCAGGCCGTCTACGACCGGGCCGGCTTCGGCATCACCGCCGTCAGCCGGGCGCCGGAGCCGTGGCTGGAGTACGTGAGCCTGGGGGCCAAGCTGCACCACCTCCAGGCGTCCGGGCTCGGCCTGGGCTTCATGTCGGCGGGCTACAGCTCCAAGACGGGCAACCCGCTGCCGGCCGCGCGGCGGATGGACGACATCCTCACCGGCAGCGGTTTCGACACCGGCCCGCTGTACTTCTTCGTCGGCGGCCGGGTCAGCGAGGAGCAGCTGGCCAGCGAGGGCATGCACGAGGACGCGGTCCACATGAAGGGCCCGGCCGAGATGATCAAGGACGAGCTGGCCGGCATCCTGCCCGACTACATGCTGCCCAACCAGGTCCTCGTCCTGTCCGAGCTGCCGCTGACGGCGAACGGCAAGGTCGACAGCAAGGCGCTGGCCGCCTCCGACGCCGTCACCTCCGCCGAGGTCACCACGCCGTACGTGGCGCCGGGCACGCGGGCGGAGCGCTGGTTGGCCAAGGAGTGGGGCAAGGCCCTGAAGTACGACCACGTCTCGGTGGAGGACGACTTCTTCGCCTCCGGCGGCAACTCCCTCATCGCCGTGTCGCTCATCAACAAGGTGAACCGGGAGTTCGGGACGCGGCTGCCGATGCAGAGCGTCTTCCAGTGCCCGAAGCTGGGCGAGCTGGCCGCCCGCATCGAGAACGACACGGAGGAGTCGTCCTCGCGGCTGCTGCTGCTCAACGGCCGCCCCACCGAGGGGTCCGGGCAGGTGGAGGGCGGCGCGGCGAAGCGGCCCGTCTTCTGCTGGCCGGGGCTCGGTGGGTATCCGATGAACCTGCGGCTGCTGAGCGGCGAGGCCGGCGGCGGACGGCCGTTCTACGGCGTCCAGGCCTACGGCATCAACGCCGGTGAGGTGCCCTACCGGACGATCCGGGAGATGGCCTCGGCCGACGTCTCGGAGATCCTGTCCGTGCAGCCGGAGGGCCCCTACACCCTGTGGGGCTACTCCTTCGGTGCCCGGGTGGCGTTCGAGACGGCCTGGCAGCTGGAGCAGCTGGGCAAGGAGGTGGAGAACGTCCTGCTCATCTGCCCGGGCAACCCGAGCATCCGGTGGGCGGACGGCGACATGTTCGGCCGGCAGTCCTCGTTCGACAACCCGGCCTACGTGGCGATCCTGTTCTCCGTCTTCGTCGCCTCGCTCGGCGGTGAGGACCTGGAGCGCTGTCTCGCCAGGTCGCGTGACGAGGACAGCTTCGTCGACTTCATCGAGGAGGTCGTGCCCGCGCTGGACGAGCAGACGATCCGGCGGATCACCCGCATCGTCGGCGAGACCTACCAGTTCGAGTACACCTTCGAGGAGATGGCCGAGCGCAAGCTGCGCGCCCCGGTGACGATCTTCCGCGCCACCGGGGACGAGTACTCGTTCATCGAGGACGGCACCATCGACGGCGACGGGCCCCGGCCCACCATCGTCGACCTCGACGGCGACCACTACAGCGTGCTGAAGGAACAGGGCGTCGGCGAGTTGGCGTCGGCGATCCGCGAGCGCATCGGCGGCTGA